The nucleotide window AAGATTCAACGCTGGCGCTGTTGCAGACGCCGCACTATTTCTACTCGCCGGACCCGTTCGAGCGTAATTTGCGCGCGGCACGCAGCATTCCCAACGAAGGCGCACTGTTTTACGGCCCGGTGCAACAGGGCAACGATAACTGGAATGCCACGTTCTTCTGCGGCTCCTGTGCGGTGATCCGGCGCAGTGCGCTGGAAGAGATTGGCGGCTTCGCCGTGGAAACCGTCACCGAAGATGCGCACACCGCGCTGAAAATGCAGCGGCGCGGCTGGGGCTCGGCGTTTCTGGCGATTCCGCTGGCTGCCGGGCTGGCAACCGAGCGTCTGGGCCTGCACGTTATCCAGCGTACCCGCTGGGCTCGCGGCATGACGCAGATTTTTCGCGTGGACAACCCGCTGTTTGGTCGCGGCCTGAAGTGGCAGCAGCGTCTGTGCTATCTCAACGCCATGCTGCACTTCCAGTTTGGTCTGCCGCGCGTGGCGTTTCTCACCGCGCCGCTGGCGTATCTGCTGTTTAACCTGAATATCATCCACTCTTCGGCTTCGCTGATATTTGCTTACGTCCTGCCGCACCTGGTGCTGTCGCTGTATGTTAACTCACGCATGAACGGCCGGTTCCGCTACACCTTCTGGGGTGAAATTTACGAAACCGTGATGTGTTTCCACCTGGTGATCCCGACGCTGCTGACCCTGCTTTCGCCAAAGCACGGCAAATTTAACGTGACCGACAAAGGCGGCCTGCTTGATCAGGGCTTTTTTGATTTTCACATTGTGCGTCCGCATGTGATCGTTGCCGTGCTGCTGTCGGCTGGCATCGTGGCGGGCGTGGTGCGTGCGGTTGCCCATACCTATTTCGGCGTCGACCCTTACGTCATTGCCCTTAACGTCGGCTGGGCCGTGTTCAGCCTGATTATCCTGATGGCGGCGATTGCCGTGGCGCGCGAAACCCGGCAGGTGCGTAAAACCATTCGCATAGATGTCCAGATCCCGGCGGTGATTCACTATGCCAGCGGCATCTCTTCGCGCACCCGCACCAGCGACCTGTCGATGGGCGGGGCACAGCTGGATGCGCCGGATAACCGCCACGCGCACGATGAGATTGAAGAGATCGATCTGCTGCTGAAATCCGGCACCATCACCATTCCGGTAAGCAAAATTTCCGGTGACGAAGAGACCATCCGGCTGCGCTTCGGCGATATGCCGCTGGCACGTCGCCGCGAACTGGTGCGCGTGGTACTGGCGCGCGCCGATGCATGGATTGCGCCGGAGTATCGCCAGGATAACCCGCTGGTCTCCCTGGCCACCATTATCCGTACCGTCTTTGAGCTGTTCTGGCTGAGCTGGAAAGATCGCCGTGAGAAGCGTAAGCCTGACAGCGCCTCCGCCGTCAAAGAGGACCGCGCAGTATGAAGGCACTGACGCAAACCTGGCTGGCGGCTGCGCTGGTCAGCACGCTGCTGGCCCCCGCCCGGGCGGAAACACTGCCGGTCACGCAGGACAGTGCGGCGCTCTCTGAGGTGCCACCGCCACAGGGTCTGGAGAATCACGCTGACGCGCAGCTGCAGCAGGCCGCCGGGGCGACGCCGTATGCGCCAGCCGCAACGCTGTCCGCACCAGCGCGCACGTCTGCGGCGCCGGCGCAGGAAACCGGCGTATCAGCGGCCGCCCCCACGGCAGAAAGCGCGCCTGTAGTGCCGGCACAGGAAACCGGCGTATCAGCGGTTGCCCCCACGGCAGAAAGCGCGCCAGCGGTGCCGGCACAGGAAACCGGCGTATCAGTGGCCGCCCCCACGGCAGAAAGCGCGCCAGCGGTGCCGGCACAGGAAACCGGCGTATCAGTGGCCGCCCCCACGGCAGAAAGCGCGCCAGCGGTGCCGGCGCAGGAAACCGGCGTATCAGCTGTCGCCCCGGCGGCAGGAAGCGCGCCTGCGGTGCCGGCACAGGAAAATAGCCTATCGGCTGCCGCCCCGGCCGCCGAAAGCGCGCCTGGCGCGGCGGCGATACAGCCAGGTGGATCGCCGCAGACGGCACCGACCGCTGACCTGACCGGGGCCGGTGAGGGAGCTACGCCCGCGCTGTCCGCGCCGGTTGTCGCCACTGCAGACAGCGGGGCGCAGAGCGTTGCGCTGAATCAGCCGGTCAGCAGCACCATTTCCGTCGCGCAGATGGGCCAGAAGCAGGGCATCACCCTGACCGGCGGACAACTGCAATCCGGCATCGTCTTTACGCTGCCGGGTGATGAAGTCATCACCAACGCCCATCTGAACCTGGCGCTGCGCGTCTCGACAGCGCTGGCGGCGCGCAATACCTCGCTGCAGCTGATGCTCAACGGCCAGCCGCTCGGTACGCTGCCGCTGGGCGCGGCCGACAGCGATGTCAGCGAATATGAGCTGGATATCCCGGCGGCGATGGTGGTTTCGGCGAACAACCTCAGCTTCAAAATCAACGATGCTGACAAACTGCTGTGTGAAAAAGAGAGCGCGCAGCAGTATCAGGTAACGATTCTGCCCAAAACCACGCTCAGCCTTGAGGGCCAGCAGCTGAACATCGGCACCAGCCTGCGTAACTTCCCGCGGCCATTTATTGACGTGCAGCGCATGACGCCAGCCAGCGTCAGCTTTGGCTTCGCTGCCAACGTCACGCCTGACAGCGTCAGCGCTGCGGCGCTGGTGGCGTCGTGGCTGGGGATTCAGTCCGACTATCGCGGTATCCGTTTCCCG belongs to Candidatus Pantoea soli and includes:
- the bcsA gene encoding UDP-forming cellulose synthase catalytic subunit, with the translated sequence MSKLGFYLLLLVLAPVAAVIVITPMDSQKQYIFGLISIGMMFLLGFSKSRKITLVMVILSALMSTRYIWWRTTETLQFNSEIEAILGIGLYLAELYVWLILILGFLQTTWPLKRTIAPLPEDISLWPTVDVYVPTYNESLDVVRDTVLAAQCIDYPRDKLRIYLLDDGKRSEFAVFAADVGVGYITRDDNRHAKAGNLNHAMTLTKGELICVFDCDHVATRTFLQATVGAFLKDSTLALLQTPHYFYSPDPFERNLRAARSIPNEGALFYGPVQQGNDNWNATFFCGSCAVIRRSALEEIGGFAVETVTEDAHTALKMQRRGWGSAFLAIPLAAGLATERLGLHVIQRTRWARGMTQIFRVDNPLFGRGLKWQQRLCYLNAMLHFQFGLPRVAFLTAPLAYLLFNLNIIHSSASLIFAYVLPHLVLSLYVNSRMNGRFRYTFWGEIYETVMCFHLVIPTLLTLLSPKHGKFNVTDKGGLLDQGFFDFHIVRPHVIVAVLLSAGIVAGVVRAVAHTYFGVDPYVIALNVGWAVFSLIILMAAIAVARETRQVRKTIRIDVQIPAVIHYASGISSRTRTSDLSMGGAQLDAPDNRHAHDEIEEIDLLLKSGTITIPVSKISGDEETIRLRFGDMPLARRRELVRVVLARADAWIAPEYRQDNPLVSLATIIRTVFELFWLSWKDRREKRKPDSASAVKEDRAV